A region of Paralichthys olivaceus isolate ysfri-2021 chromosome 24, ASM2471397v2, whole genome shotgun sequence DNA encodes the following proteins:
- the mylz3 gene encoding myosin, light polypeptide 3, skeletal muscle: MTEFTAEQIEDFKESFGLFDRIGDSQVAYNQVADIMRALGQNPTNKDVIKILGNPSADDMANKRLNFDAFMPMLKLVDALPKGTYDDYVEGLRVFDKEGNGTVMGAELRIVLSTLGEKMTENEIDALMAGQEDENGSVHYEAFVKHIMSV; this comes from the exons ATG ACCGAGTTCACAGCGGAACAGATTGAGG actTCAAGGAGTCTTTCGGTCTCTTCGACAGAATTGGTGACAGCCAGGTGGCCTACAACCAGGTGGCCGACATCATGCGCGCCCTGGGCCAGAACCCCACCAACAAGGACGTCATCAAAATCCTGGGCAACCCATCAGCTGATG ACATGGCCAACAAGAGGCTCAACTTCGATGCTTTCATGCCCATGCTCAAACTGGTCGACGCCCTCCCCAAGGGAACCTACGACGACTACGTTGAGGGTCTGCGCGTCTTCGACAAGGAGGGCAACGGCACAGTCATGGGCGCTGAGCTGCGCATCGTGCTGTCCACCCTTG gagaGAAGATGACCGAGAACGAGATCGACGCCCTTATGGCCGGCCAGGAGGACGAGAACGGCAGTGTGCACTATGAGG CTTTCGTCAAGCACATCATGTCTGTGTAA
- the acadl gene encoding long-chain specific acyl-CoA dehydrogenase, mitochondrial: MSLLHRIHSGLVKMRNVSGRTSVFPATTSRLQYSQRQDSRPASLSLRPETSSTKSMMDIGTRRIFDEDHDLFRQNVRRFFQEEVVPYHAEWENAGQVSRELWEKAGEQGLLGILIPEERGGVGGDLLSAAVMWEEQMYCNCTGPGFSLHSDVVMPYISNYGSKEQIERFIPDMTAGKSISAIGMTEPGAGSDLQGVKTYAKRDGSDWILNGSKVFISNGWMCDVVVVVTMTDREAKSAAHGISLFLVEDGTKGFQKGRKLEKIGLKAQDTAELFFEDVRLPADALLGEVNKGFYYLMNELPQERLVIAVMAIASCEFMFEETRNYVLQRKAFGKTIAHLQTVQHKLAELKTEICVGRAFIDSCLQLHAEKRLDAPTASMAKFWASDLQNKVATQCLQLHGGWGYMWEYPIAKAFVDSRIQPIYGGTNEIMKELIGRSIVHQK, from the exons ATGTCGCTGCTTCACAGGATTCATTCTGGTTTGGTGAAGATGAGAAACGTCTCTGGACgaacttcagtgtttcctgcGACAACTTCCAG ACTCCAGTACAGTCAGAGACAGGACTCCAGGCCGGCCTCCCTCTCGCTCCGCCCCGAGACGTCCAGCACCAAGAGCATGATGGACATCGGGACGCGCAGAATATTTGACGAGGACCACGACCTCTTCAGACAGAACGTGCGGCGTTTCTTTCAAGAGGAAGTGGTTCCATACCACGCGGA GTGGGAGAACGCAGGTCAGGTGAGCCGGGAGCTGTGGGAGAAGGCTGGGGAGCAAGGCCTGCTGGGAATATTGATCCCAGAGGAGCGCGGTGGCGTTGGAGGAGATCTGCTTTCGGCGGCTGTCATGTGGGAGGAGCA AATGTACTGCAACTGCACGGGTCCGGGTTTCTCGTTGCACTCTGACGTCGTCATGCCGTACATCTCCAACTACGGCAGCAAGGAGCAGATTGAACGCTTCATTCCAGACATGACTGCCGGGAAGAGCATATCTGCGATTGGTATGACTGAACCAGGAGCAGGCAG tgATCTCCAGGGTGTGAAGACGTACGCCAAGAGGGACGGCAGCGACTGGATTCTCAACGGCAGCAAGGTGTTTATCTCAAACGGGTGGATGTGCGACGTGGTGGTTGTGGTGACCATGACGGATCGTGAGGCGAAGTCGGCAGCACACGGCATCAGCCTGTTCCTGGTGGAGGACGGCACGAAGGGCTTCCAGAAAGGACGCAAGCTGGAGAAGATCGGACTGAAGGCTCAG GACACGGCTGAGCTGTTCTTTGAGGACGTGCGGCTGCCGGCTGACGCTCTGCTGGGCGAAGTCAACAAGGGATTTTACTACCTGATGAACGAACTTCCTCAG GAGCGTCTGGTGATCGCTGTCATGGCCATAGCGAGCTGTGAGTTCATGTTTGAGGAAACCAGGAACTACGTGTTGCAGAGGAAGGCTTTTGGCAAGACCATCGCTCACCTGCAG ACTGTGCAGCACAAGCTTGCGGAGCTGAAAACCGAGATCTGCGTGGGCCGAGCCTTCATCGATAGCTGCCTTCAGCTCCACGCTGAGAAACGTCTGGACGCCCCCACCGCCTCCATGGCCAAGTTTTG GGCGTCTGACCTCCAGAACAAAGTCGCCACTCAGTGCCTCCAGCTCCACGGAGGCTGGGGCTACATGTGGGAGTACCCCATCGCCAA GGCGTTTGTCGACTCCCGTATTCAGCCCATTTACGGAGGCACCAACGAGATCATGAAGGAACTCATCGGCCGCAGCATCGTCCACCAGAAGTGA